A stretch of Paenibacillus mucilaginosus 3016 DNA encodes these proteins:
- the tsaE gene encoding tRNA (adenosine(37)-N6)-threonylcarbamoyltransferase complex ATPase subunit type 1 TsaE — protein MSSYQYRSRNVEETAFLAQQLAGLFGPGTVITLDGDLGAGKTTFSQAVGRALGVKETVNSPTFTIIKEYRGETLPFYHMDVYRLSAEEADELGLDEYFYGSGVTLVEWGSLIEELLPESRLEIRIEHAGEQERIFRLQPHGEPYRKWCGKLKENGL, from the coding sequence ATGTCCTCATATCAATACAGATCCCGGAATGTGGAAGAGACCGCATTCCTTGCGCAGCAGCTTGCAGGGCTGTTCGGCCCGGGGACCGTCATCACGCTGGACGGGGATCTCGGTGCCGGCAAAACGACGTTCTCCCAGGCGGTAGGCAGGGCACTGGGCGTGAAGGAAACGGTCAATTCGCCGACCTTCACGATCATCAAGGAATATAGGGGGGAGACGCTTCCCTTTTATCATATGGACGTATACCGGCTGTCGGCGGAGGAAGCGGACGAGCTGGGACTCGATGAGTATTTTTATGGCTCCGGCGTGACGCTGGTGGAGTGGGGATCCCTCATCGAAGAGCTTCTTCCCGAATCCCGGCTGGAGATCCGCATTGAGCATGCCGGGGAGCAGGAACGCATCTTCAGGCTGCAGCCGCACGGGGAACCCTACCGGAAGTGGTGCGGGAAGTTAAAGGAGAACGGACTATGA
- the tsaB gene encoding tRNA (adenosine(37)-N6)-threonylcarbamoyltransferase complex dimerization subunit type 1 TsaB has translation MTTTSSGARQYEEEGLMLSVDTSTVSMTAALSRGGSLLGEITVSAERNHSLYVVPALQRLMEDSGVKPAELSAFTAGVGPGSYTGTRIGVTVAKTFAWTHGLALLGVSTLEAMALGGLEEALHPQHASAENSDEETVDLRIVKDGDLGALERLLPTAPAGGTRWVIPLIDARRGQAFTGLYEASAAGWRCLVPDGIRLTSVWAEELLELVRLHKPQGVVCTGDAHLHGQALGVLQSGFEGEWNQTNFAFKARHVAELGRIRWQRGETEDVYGLVPNYTQLAEAEANLLAAKRT, from the coding sequence ATGACGACAACATCAAGCGGGGCCCGGCAGTACGAGGAGGAGGGACTGATGCTGTCCGTCGATACCTCTACGGTATCGATGACGGCGGCGCTGTCCCGGGGCGGCTCGCTTCTCGGGGAGATTACGGTAAGTGCGGAGCGCAACCATTCGCTGTATGTGGTGCCTGCGCTGCAGCGTCTTATGGAGGACAGCGGTGTGAAGCCGGCCGAGCTGTCGGCCTTCACCGCCGGCGTGGGTCCCGGTTCGTATACGGGCACGCGGATCGGCGTGACGGTCGCCAAGACCTTTGCATGGACCCACGGCCTAGCGCTGCTGGGGGTTTCGACGCTGGAAGCGATGGCGCTCGGCGGCCTGGAGGAAGCACTTCATCCGCAGCACGCATCGGCTGAGAACTCAGACGAAGAGACGGTGGACCTGCGCATCGTCAAAGACGGTGACCTGGGAGCCCTGGAGCGGCTTCTTCCGACGGCGCCGGCGGGAGGGACACGCTGGGTGATTCCTTTGATCGATGCCCGCCGCGGCCAGGCCTTCACCGGACTCTATGAGGCATCGGCCGCAGGCTGGCGGTGCCTGGTTCCGGACGGCATTCGGCTGACCTCCGTCTGGGCGGAGGAGCTTCTTGAGCTTGTCCGTCTTCATAAGCCTCAGGGCGTAGTGTGCACCGGAGATGCTCATCTTCACGGGCAGGCCCTGGGTGTGCTTCAATCAGGCTTCGAAGGAGAATGGAACCAAACGAACTTTGCCTTTAAGGCCAGGCATGTCGCGGAGCTCGGCCGGATTCGCTGGCAGCGGGGGGAAACCGAAGATGTTTACGGGTTGGTGCCGAATTATACGCAGCTGGCGGAGGCGGAAGCAAATCTTCTTGCCGCCAAACGAACCTAA
- a CDS encoding stalk domain-containing protein encodes MNSRITSMLKACLLTLPAAAILVFASPAQAETVRLAEDIKVQVNSSLVHFPDAQPFLDENHKLQVPARVMADKLGYQLQWEHAGAQMKVTLSSSTTTVVFTTGDPNITVNGQPSVQEAAAKLVDGRAYVPFRMLADSFSIQTQWDNLNRIAILGVDGQYHAPAWYRPTKIAPLYTKTIEARASAYTAAAAENGTFAARDYMGNPLKLGTIAVDPAVIPLGSKVFIEGYTHDGLPVGGMYAVATDIGGSVKGNKIDIFMPQGRHAALQFGIQNVKVHVLGS; translated from the coding sequence TTGAATAGTCGCATCACGTCCATGCTGAAGGCATGTCTATTGACGCTGCCTGCAGCCGCAATTCTTGTATTTGCAAGTCCTGCACAGGCCGAGACGGTCCGACTCGCCGAGGATATCAAAGTGCAGGTTAACAGCAGCCTCGTGCATTTTCCGGACGCCCAGCCGTTCCTTGACGAGAACCACAAGCTTCAGGTTCCGGCCAGAGTCATGGCGGACAAGCTGGGTTATCAGCTTCAATGGGAGCATGCCGGCGCTCAGATGAAGGTTACCCTGAGCAGCTCCACAACCACCGTTGTTTTCACTACCGGCGACCCGAACATCACCGTTAACGGCCAGCCTTCCGTGCAAGAAGCAGCCGCCAAGCTGGTGGATGGGCGGGCCTACGTTCCCTTCCGGATGCTTGCAGACTCCTTCAGCATCCAGACCCAGTGGGACAACCTGAACCGAATCGCTATTCTTGGGGTGGATGGACAATACCATGCTCCGGCCTGGTACCGCCCTACGAAGATCGCTCCTCTGTACACGAAGACGATCGAAGCCAGAGCTTCTGCCTATACAGCAGCAGCGGCGGAAAACGGTACGTTCGCGGCCAGAGATTACATGGGTAATCCTCTGAAGCTGGGGACGATCGCCGTTGACCCTGCAGTCATTCCTCTGGGGTCCAAGGTATTTATTGAAGGCTACACGCACGACGGCCTTCCGGTCGGAGGCATGTATGCCGTAGCAACGGATATCGGTGGATCCGTGAAGGGGAACAAGATTGATATTTTTATGCCGCAAGGACGCCATGCTGCACTGCAGTTCGGTATTCAGAACGTGAAGGTTCATGTGCTTGGTTCTTAA
- the thiL gene encoding thiamine-phosphate kinase codes for MGTEALDEFSLIRLLTGGRQSPAFQRAGGVVTGIGDDAAVVEVTAGRQLILTCDTMTDTTHFTPVTMRDRDIGFKAMASAVSDVAAMGGTPRFALVSLSMPRSYPVERVHSLYEGLYDCANRFGVVVAGGDTTSSSGGLTVSVSVIGETEAGGALLRSTAVPGDVVFVTGELGNSAAGLDWLLSRRAPASSWEDVWAGADVELRPLIEAHCRPLPRIEAGELLRQSAWCHALNDVSDGLASEAWEIAEASGVGMDLLEERIPLSDALCRHAAAAGKEPLDYALFGGEDYELLGTAPAEHAPALQMKFKDAGMPLYLIGVVTAEAGSVRLIRSGGDTVPLEKKGYNHFAG; via the coding sequence GTGGGAACGGAAGCCCTCGACGAATTCTCCCTGATCCGGCTTCTGACCGGAGGCAGGCAATCCCCTGCGTTTCAACGGGCCGGGGGCGTGGTGACGGGCATCGGTGATGATGCCGCCGTCGTGGAAGTGACGGCCGGCCGGCAGCTCATTCTGACCTGCGATACCATGACCGATACCACGCATTTCACTCCCGTCACGATGCGCGACCGGGATATCGGCTTCAAGGCGATGGCTTCGGCCGTAAGCGATGTGGCGGCCATGGGGGGCACGCCCCGGTTCGCCTTGGTCTCGCTCAGCATGCCGAGATCGTATCCTGTGGAGCGGGTGCACTCTCTCTATGAAGGGCTGTATGACTGCGCCAACCGGTTCGGTGTGGTCGTGGCGGGAGGCGATACGACATCGAGCTCCGGCGGACTGACCGTCTCCGTCAGCGTGATTGGGGAGACGGAAGCCGGCGGTGCGCTGCTGCGTTCCACGGCCGTACCCGGGGATGTCGTCTTCGTGACCGGGGAGCTCGGGAATTCCGCAGCGGGGCTCGACTGGCTGCTGTCCCGCCGGGCGCCGGCTTCTTCTTGGGAAGACGTCTGGGCGGGGGCTGACGTGGAATTGCGCCCGCTCATCGAGGCGCACTGCCGGCCCCTTCCCCGGATCGAAGCCGGCGAGCTACTCCGCCAGTCCGCCTGGTGTCATGCGCTCAATGATGTGAGTGACGGACTGGCGAGCGAAGCGTGGGAGATTGCGGAGGCATCGGGCGTCGGCATGGACCTGCTGGAAGAGCGGATTCCGCTCTCGGATGCCCTCTGCCGGCACGCGGCTGCAGCAGGCAAAGAGCCGCTGGATTACGCGCTGTTCGGCGGCGAAGATTACGAGCTGCTCGGTACGGCGCCTGCGGAGCACGCGCCGGCCCTGCAGATGAAATTCAAGGATGCAGGCATGCCGCTGTACTTGATCGGAGTTGTGACGGCTGAAGCGGGTTCGGTCCGCCTGATCCGCAGCGGCGGGGACACCGTCCCCCTGGAGAAGAAAGGCTATAACCATTTTGCAGGTTGA
- the rimI gene encoding ribosomal protein S18-alanine N-acetyltransferase, translated as MEQEPARPASVPAGLNYRFRPMGAEDIPVICEIEQESFATPWTAGAFHNELTNNQFARYLVLEVDGEIAGYGGMWLIMEEAHVTNVAIRAKFRGLKLGELLMREMQRTAGLYGAIRMTLEVRPSNHVALGLYEKLGFRSVGVRRGYYTDNQEDAVIMWADLPKAGRMKDQA; from the coding sequence ATGGAACAAGAACCTGCGCGGCCGGCTTCCGTCCCGGCAGGTCTGAATTACCGCTTCAGACCGATGGGGGCGGAGGATATTCCGGTCATCTGCGAGATCGAGCAGGAATCCTTTGCAACGCCCTGGACAGCCGGGGCTTTTCATAACGAGCTGACGAACAACCAATTTGCCCGCTATCTGGTGCTCGAAGTGGATGGGGAGATTGCAGGATACGGGGGCATGTGGCTCATTATGGAGGAGGCGCATGTCACCAACGTGGCGATTCGGGCGAAGTTCCGCGGCCTCAAACTCGGCGAGCTCCTCATGAGGGAGATGCAGCGGACTGCGGGCCTGTACGGGGCTATCCGGATGACGCTCGAAGTGCGGCCTTCCAACCATGTGGCACTCGGTCTTTACGAGAAGCTCGGATTCCGTTCCGTCGGGGTCCGCCGCGGCTATTACACCGATAATCAGGAAGACGCCGTCATCATGTGGGCTGACCTGCCGAAGGCGGGACGCATGAAGGATCAAGCCTAG
- a CDS encoding polysaccharide deacetylase family protein, translating into MNQGVRRLLLCVLTTFCLTGAAAPAPRPSEVVWNVETDQKLIALTFDDGPNPVYTPQILDLLHEYGAKGTFFVIGKRVQLYPAIAIREVNEGHEIANHTFDHHFLKHYPAERLITEIRQTQEVIFDITEQMPHVFRPPGGYYNDALLQSMKEDKLTVVMWSWYQDTKDWMKPGVDKIVAQVLNNVHNGDIILFHDLQGDCSQTVEALRRILPELKQRGYEFVTVSDLISRTRK; encoded by the coding sequence ATGAATCAAGGTGTCCGCAGGCTTCTGCTGTGTGTCCTGACAACGTTTTGTTTGACCGGTGCAGCCGCTCCAGCTCCGCGGCCCAGCGAGGTGGTCTGGAACGTGGAGACCGACCAAAAGCTCATTGCCTTGACGTTCGATGACGGCCCCAACCCTGTCTATACGCCCCAGATTCTCGATCTGCTGCATGAGTATGGGGCCAAGGGGACATTCTTCGTCATCGGCAAGCGGGTACAGCTGTATCCCGCCATTGCCATTCGTGAAGTGAATGAAGGGCATGAGATCGCCAACCATACGTTTGACCATCACTTCCTCAAACACTATCCTGCCGAACGGCTCATTACCGAAATCCGCCAGACGCAGGAAGTGATCTTTGATATTACGGAGCAAATGCCCCATGTGTTTCGCCCACCCGGCGGTTATTATAATGACGCCCTTCTCCAATCCATGAAGGAAGACAAGCTCACGGTAGTGATGTGGTCCTGGTATCAGGATACGAAGGATTGGATGAAGCCCGGTGTGGATAAAATTGTCGCCCAAGTGCTGAACAATGTACACAATGGAGACATTATTTTGTTTCACGACCTTCAAGGGGACTGCAGCCAAACGGTCGAAGCGCTTCGCCGGATCCTGCCGGAGCTCAAGCAGCGCGGCTATGAATTTGTTACCGTATCGGATTTGATCTCACGGACCCGCAAATAA
- the tsaD gene encoding tRNA (adenosine(37)-N6)-threonylcarbamoyltransferase complex transferase subunit TsaD — MNETNPAKEPAAGADTSGTPVYILAIETSCDETAVSIICDGTEILANVVSSQIETHQRFGGVVPEVASRKHVESITWILQEALDKAKLHPSQLSAVAVTQGPGLVGALLVGMVAAKAFACAWGLPLIGVHHIAGHIYANALVHRLEYPFLSLVVSGGHTELVYVESEGHFRIIGQTRDDAAGEAYDKVARALKLPYPGGPHIDRLALESEEALTLPRAWLEPDSYDFSFSGLKSAVLSAMNSAAMKGQTLSAGAVARGFQDSVVEVLVEKALRAVKAYGAKQLLLAGGVAANKGLRSRLEARCAEAGVPLLAPPLPLCTDNAAMIGAAAFLKFRRGQFASLDLKADPQLKLEEWSV; from the coding sequence ATGAACGAAACTAACCCTGCAAAAGAGCCGGCGGCCGGAGCTGACACCTCCGGTACCCCGGTTTATATATTGGCGATAGAGACCAGCTGTGACGAGACCGCGGTGTCCATCATATGCGACGGCACGGAGATTCTGGCGAATGTCGTCTCTTCCCAGATCGAAACCCATCAGCGCTTTGGGGGCGTCGTGCCGGAAGTCGCTTCCCGCAAGCATGTGGAATCCATCACCTGGATTCTTCAGGAAGCTCTGGATAAAGCCAAATTGCATCCCTCGCAGCTGTCGGCTGTGGCGGTGACGCAGGGCCCGGGCCTTGTAGGGGCCCTGCTCGTCGGCATGGTCGCGGCCAAGGCGTTCGCCTGTGCCTGGGGGCTTCCCCTGATCGGCGTCCATCATATCGCCGGGCATATTTATGCGAATGCGCTGGTGCACCGCCTAGAGTATCCGTTCCTGTCGCTGGTCGTCTCCGGCGGGCATACGGAACTGGTCTACGTGGAATCGGAAGGGCACTTCCGCATCATCGGCCAGACGCGGGACGACGCCGCGGGAGAAGCTTACGACAAGGTCGCCCGGGCACTGAAGCTGCCTTACCCGGGCGGCCCGCATATCGACCGGCTGGCCTTGGAGTCCGAGGAAGCGCTGACGCTTCCCCGGGCTTGGCTGGAGCCGGATTCTTACGACTTCAGCTTCAGCGGGCTGAAGTCGGCGGTGCTGTCGGCCATGAACTCGGCCGCCATGAAAGGGCAGACGCTTTCCGCCGGAGCCGTCGCGCGGGGCTTCCAGGACTCGGTGGTCGAGGTCCTGGTCGAGAAGGCCCTGCGCGCCGTCAAGGCGTACGGCGCCAAACAGCTCTTGCTCGCGGGCGGTGTCGCCGCCAACAAGGGACTGCGCTCGCGGCTCGAAGCGCGCTGCGCGGAAGCCGGCGTTCCGCTGCTGGCGCCGCCGCTTCCGTTGTGCACGGACAACGCGGCGATGATCGGCGCCGCCGCATTCCTCAAGTTTCGGCGTGGGCAGTTCGCCTCCCTGGATTTGAAGGCCGACCCTCAGCTGAAGCTGGAAGAGTGGTCGGTGTAA
- the purE gene encoding 5-(carboxyamino)imidazole ribonucleotide mutase, translating into MSVLVGVIMGSQSDWETMKKACDVLDELGVAYEKKVVSAHRTPDLMFEYAETAAERGLKVIIAGAGGAAHLPGMVASKTVLPVIGVPVKTSTLNGLDSLLSIVQMPGGIPVATVAIGQAGATNAGLLAAQILGAFDGGIQQRVAERRERIAKSVMESSVLE; encoded by the coding sequence ATGTCGGTTCTTGTTGGAGTCATCATGGGAAGCCAGTCGGACTGGGAAACGATGAAGAAAGCGTGCGACGTGCTCGATGAGCTGGGAGTTGCATACGAGAAGAAGGTGGTATCGGCCCACCGGACGCCGGATCTGATGTTCGAATACGCCGAAACGGCGGCTGAACGCGGACTGAAGGTCATCATCGCAGGAGCAGGCGGCGCGGCACATCTGCCGGGTATGGTCGCCTCGAAGACGGTTCTGCCGGTCATCGGCGTGCCTGTGAAGACGTCGACCCTGAACGGGCTGGACTCGCTGCTGTCGATCGTACAGATGCCGGGCGGCATTCCTGTAGCGACGGTGGCGATCGGACAAGCTGGCGCGACCAATGCGGGCCTGCTCGCGGCGCAGATTCTCGGCGCCTTCGACGGCGGAATCCAGCAGCGGGTGGCGGAGCGCCGCGAACGCATCGCTAAGTCTGTCATGGAAAGCAGCGTGCTGGAATGA
- a CDS encoding WGxxGxxG family protein has product MSKTWTTISIVALLALYGMLPGWVRAENGAAQNGMDQANPIGTVRQSTNGAQFGSDAGLGLSGSTPGFLINKQQIMSTPDGMAGYRPLAVSADREDGADWGWLGLIGLVGLSGLSSAKRSRRSRTNS; this is encoded by the coding sequence ATGAGCAAAACCTGGACAACCATATCGATTGTTGCCCTACTGGCCCTGTATGGCATGCTGCCGGGGTGGGTGCGAGCGGAGAACGGCGCGGCACAGAATGGAATGGATCAGGCCAACCCTATAGGAACAGTAAGACAAAGCACCAACGGTGCGCAATTCGGCAGTGATGCAGGACTTGGCCTGTCAGGAAGTACACCTGGCTTTTTGATCAACAAGCAGCAGATCATGTCCACCCCTGACGGGATGGCCGGCTATCGCCCGTTGGCCGTATCGGCGGACCGGGAGGATGGAGCCGATTGGGGATGGCTTGGCCTGATCGGCTTGGTGGGGCTCTCCGGCTTGTCTTCTGCCAAGCGAAGCCGAAGATCCAGGACAAATTCATAA
- a CDS encoding DUF6483 family protein, with the protein MYQRDYILRMIEQAGVIVGRVMHLARNKRMQEAIELLQQAMKEMLGLGSKLIGALSVKDLIALLSKDGELDSAKVLALGDLMKAQSELQREGGEEAAAQRTARKSLELLLIGREYDARGELREEFNRRIQEALDITGRAGLNEGILSRIVGYYEEQGSYAWAEDALFYRLEVLQGGERELEWRAAVEEGIRMYERWVLLEDTPLRAGGLSAEEAEEGLRTLRQLKITQSQ; encoded by the coding sequence ATGTATCAAAGAGATTATATTCTGCGGATGATTGAGCAGGCAGGGGTGATAGTTGGCCGCGTGATGCATCTGGCCCGGAACAAACGGATGCAGGAGGCGATAGAGCTGCTGCAGCAGGCGATGAAGGAAATGCTGGGGCTCGGCTCCAAGCTGATCGGGGCACTCTCGGTGAAGGATCTGATTGCACTGCTGTCCAAGGACGGGGAGCTGGATTCGGCCAAGGTGCTTGCACTCGGGGATTTGATGAAGGCTCAATCGGAGCTGCAGCGGGAGGGCGGGGAGGAAGCGGCTGCCCAAAGGACAGCAAGGAAATCTCTTGAGCTGCTGCTGATCGGGCGGGAATACGATGCCCGCGGCGAACTGAGAGAAGAATTCAACAGACGGATTCAAGAGGCGCTGGATATCACCGGACGTGCGGGGCTGAATGAGGGGATCTTGTCGAGGATTGTCGGTTATTACGAGGAGCAGGGGAGCTATGCCTGGGCGGAAGACGCCTTGTTTTACCGGCTGGAGGTGCTGCAAGGCGGAGAGCGCGAACTGGAGTGGAGAGCCGCCGTAGAAGAAGGGATCCGAATGTACGAACGGTGGGTCCTCCTGGAGGACACGCCGCTGCGGGCAGGCGGCTTGTCTGCGGAAGAGGCCGAGGAAGGCCTGCGGACGCTCCGGCAATTGAAAATCACACAGAGCCAATAA
- a CDS encoding Ku protein: MHTVWKGAISFGLVHVPVKMFSATEDKDISMRMIHKECNTPLNFVRKCQHCEREVEWGEIAKGYEYEPGSFVLFEKDELERLTGEVTKEIKILDFVNLSDIDPVYFQKTYYLAPNETGAGAYNLLLEAMRQSGKIGIAKVSIRSKSSLAAIRIIDRCIAMETIFYPDEIRPVSHVPNLPETVNVNEKELTMAKMLIEQLSTAFEPEKYKDDYRAAVLEAIEQKISGRQVSVAPEPNRSNVIDLMAALQASLEAVSPVAPAPSPEPAAEVKPEKKPAKGKGKKSKEAALS, translated from the coding sequence ATGCATACGGTGTGGAAAGGCGCCATCAGCTTCGGTCTGGTGCATGTTCCCGTCAAGATGTTCTCGGCGACGGAAGATAAGGACATCTCCATGCGCATGATACACAAGGAATGCAATACGCCGCTGAATTTCGTCCGCAAGTGCCAGCACTGCGAACGTGAGGTCGAATGGGGAGAGATTGCCAAGGGGTATGAATACGAACCCGGCTCTTTCGTCCTCTTCGAGAAGGATGAGCTGGAGCGCCTGACCGGCGAAGTCACCAAAGAAATCAAGATCCTCGACTTCGTCAATCTGTCGGATATCGATCCCGTGTACTTTCAGAAAACGTATTATCTAGCGCCTAACGAAACGGGGGCGGGCGCTTACAACCTGCTGCTCGAAGCGATGAGGCAGTCCGGTAAGATCGGCATCGCAAAGGTATCGATCCGCTCCAAAAGCTCTCTGGCCGCCATCCGGATCATCGACCGCTGCATCGCCATGGAGACGATCTTCTATCCCGACGAAATCCGGCCCGTCTCCCATGTCCCGAACCTGCCCGAGACCGTCAACGTGAACGAGAAGGAATTAACGATGGCCAAAATGCTGATCGAACAGCTCTCCACCGCATTTGAGCCGGAAAAATACAAAGACGACTACCGTGCGGCCGTACTCGAAGCGATCGAGCAGAAGATCTCCGGACGCCAGGTCAGCGTTGCGCCGGAACCGAACCGTTCGAACGTCATCGATCTGATGGCGGCGCTGCAGGCCAGTCTCGAAGCCGTGTCTCCGGTCGCCCCCGCGCCTTCTCCCGAACCGGCTGCGGAAGTCAAGCCGGAGAAGAAGCCCGCCAAGGGCAAAGGCAAGAAATCCAAGGAAGCGGCCTTATCGTAA
- a CDS encoding DUF2512 family protein — protein sequence MRLLLMKLMINGLITVPFLVIFAGTSFSGAVVTSVLLSVIAYVVGDRFILKVTNNVVATVADLGLAFVFFVLVSGVTMGELSLVELLTLVAGIGVLEYYFHRTFKANLVTSAA from the coding sequence ATGCGTTTATTATTGATGAAGCTAATGATTAACGGACTTATCACGGTTCCTTTTCTGGTGATATTCGCCGGGACATCCTTCAGCGGTGCGGTCGTTACGTCGGTGCTTCTTAGTGTCATCGCTTATGTGGTCGGAGACCGGTTTATTCTGAAGGTGACCAACAATGTGGTGGCGACGGTAGCGGATCTCGGTCTTGCTTTCGTATTTTTCGTTCTGGTGTCGGGCGTTACCATGGGGGAGCTTTCGCTTGTCGAACTGCTGACTCTTGTAGCGGGCATCGGTGTACTGGAGTATTATTTTCATCGAACGTTTAAGGCTAACTTGGTTACTTCCGCTGCTTAA
- a CDS encoding H-type small acid-soluble spore protein: protein MKVFRAQEILRAEDRIEVELNGVSVWIDSVDPEKETAKVHVEDQPADSRVVPVDELQEVT from the coding sequence ATGAAAGTGTTCCGCGCACAGGAAATTTTGAGAGCCGAGGACCGGATTGAAGTGGAATTGAACGGGGTTTCCGTTTGGATCGACAGCGTCGACCCGGAGAAAGAGACCGCCAAGGTCCATGTGGAAGATCAGCCGGCAGACTCCCGGGTTGTTCCGGTGGATGAACTGCAGGAAGTGACCTAA